In a single window of the Rhizoctonia solani chromosome 16, complete sequence genome:
- a CDS encoding RNA-directed DNA polymerase from transposon BS, which yields MPYLNPPWRPNNPFPNRLICAFPPGGSSKTRQEKIAKNANRLIDAIARKGILIGFSDGAKEVRSGVRKVGVGYSVQWKKSEVAKFSGSIGPHANIFGAKMLALALIAQRCACGHTHYQQNQTPARSTHLNPVLQGSPCISQDDPRRTLMVQWIPGHSKIERNKRADRLANAGLDRRPTAFFNRITTWAKCQATQRASRTWVKIWEDSPHSKTVRKHIPRPPSLKLHPIFNNPGLPRSVSSRLVDDRPWLVRRIQGKNILHQGLP from the exons ATGCCCTATCTCAACCCCCCCTGGCGCCCCAATAACCCGTTCCCCAACAGGTTAATATGCGCGTTCCCCCCCGGTGGCTCCTCGAAGACCCGCCAAGAGAAGATTGCCAAAAACGCCAACCGCCTGATTGACGCAATTGCGCGCAAAGGTATTTTGATTGGTTTTTCGGACGGAGCAAAAGAGGTTCGGTCAGGGGTCCGCAAGGTCGGAGTCGGATACAGCGTACAGTGGAAAAAGTCTGAAGTTGCCAAGTTCAGCGGTAGTATTGGCCCTCACGCCAACATCTTTGGCGCCAAAATGCTTGCCCTCGCCCTTATAGCCCAAAGATGCGCTTG CGGCCATACGCATTATCAACAGAACCAAACCCCAGCCCGCTCAACACACCTCAATCCTGTTTTGCAAGGAAGTCCATGCATTTCTCAGGACGACCCGAGGCGCACCTTGATGGTTCAATGGATCCCGGGTCACTCTAAGATCGAACGTAACAAGCGCGCGGATAGGTTAGCCAATGCAGGCCTCGACCGCCGGCCCACCGCCTTCTTCAACCGTATCACGACGTGGGCCAAATGCCAAGCCACCCAACGCGCCTCCAGAACATGGGTCAAAATCTGGGAGGACAGCCCTCACTCCAAAACCGTGCGGAAACACATCCCTCGCCCCCCGTCTCTCAAACTCCACCCTATCTTCAACAATCCCGGCCTCCCTCGCTCTGTTTCCTCCCGCCTTGTCGATGACAGGCCATGGCTGGTTCGGCGAATACAAGGAAAGAATATTCTTCATCAAGGGCTCCCATAA
- a CDS encoding Flocculation protein FLO11: MAGWWDITSFGDMENKYMEILGIQAIYQETSFGWRGGKEPIIWVDTAKGYSYAMQKPLLDYRSTWEQLVESFALEHEGRLACFQQLPISPTRPAWWTTTKSWDAFIAHGRIGKNARASVTRDEGKGGNESQDRQENVELEQRGREEQRREASRTNLGEGNGEDSHMIATPGSEVAIPAMNPDSGIELDMDVDADADADADADADADADADADADADADADAAPAPEPAPAPEPKPKSEPAPATATVSKPAPKPASEPASTPPPKPVPTPASAPTLAPALAPAPEPAPAPAPAPAPAPAPAPAPAHGDTGADAGADMDVGNQLDETTGRKDFMEEVPETDEEEVQGTFSGDPKHTSHHSQTLPDGTSHNPEANITLLAPPAPVPVLPQSGEENPAAHLGTSSMDDFLRRSSSLMAQFRQERDRMANKGFQLLVEPMSGQQLASPPTSINPAMLTVSSSAAPLASTSMSAHAPREVTSFQPEPSQPTPPPNARQSNPYTQTNFDNTRQRPRASHKH, encoded by the exons ATGGCCGGATGGTGGGATATCACGTCTTTTGGCGACATGGAGAACAAATACATGGAGATATTGGGTATCCAAGCTATCTATCAAGAGACGTCTTTTGGATGGCGCGGTGG CAAAGAGCCTATCATATGGGTTGATACAGCAAAAGGCTATTCATACGCCATGCAAAAGCCGCTCTTGGATTACAGGTCAACATGGGAGCAACTAGTAGAGAGTTTTGCCCTGGAGCATGAAGGGAGGTTGGCTTGTTTTCAACAACTCCCGATCAGCCCGACCAGGCCAGCTTGGTGGACTACTACCAAAAGCTGGGATGCGTTTATCGCACATGGTCGGATTGGCAAGAATGCCCGAGCGAGTGTGACTCGCGACGAAGGCAAAGGTGGTAATGAGTCACAAGACCGCCAGGAGAATGTGGAGCTGGAACAGAGAGGGAGAGAGGAGCAGAGGCGAGAAGCCTCTAGGACAAACTTGGGAGAGGGGAATGGGGAAGACTCCCACATGATTGCGACCCCCGGCTCAGAGGTGGCCATCCCGGCCATGAATCCAGACTCAGGAATAGAGTTGGATATGGACGTAGATGCAGATGCAGATGCAGATGCAGATGCAGACGCAGATGCAGACGCAGATGCAGACGCAGATGCAGACGCAGATGCAGACGCAGACGCAGCGCCCGCTCCCGAACCCGCGCCCGCTCCTgagcccaagcccaaatccGAGCCCGCTCCCGCCACCGCCACCGTATCCAAGCCCGCCCCCAAACCCGCTTCTGAACCCGCGTCTACACCCCCACCCAAACCTGTTCCTACCCCTGCGTCTGCTCCCACTCTTGCTCCTGCTcttgctcctgctcccgAACCCGCCCCCGCTCCTGCCCCCGCTCCTGCCCCCGCTCCTGCCCCCGCTCCTGCCCCCGCCCATGGAGATACCGGTGCTGATGCGGGCGCGGACATGGACGTGGGCAATCAACTGGATGAGACTACGGGAAGGAAAGACTTCATGGAAGAGGTGCCTGAGACAGACGAGGAAGAAGTGCAAGGTACATTCTCTGGTGACCCAAAACACACTTCCCACCACAGTCAGACTTTGCCGGATGGCACAA GCCATAACCCCGAGGCAAATATTACTCTACTAGCCCCACCGGCCCCGGTCCCGGTCCTACCACAAAGTGGGGAAGAAAATCCGGCTGCGC ATTTGGGTACTTCTTCCATGGACGACTTTCTGAGGCGGTCATCATCCCTAATGGCCCAATTCAGACAAGAGCGGGACAGGATGGCCAACAAGGGCTTTCAACTGTTGGTGGaacccatgtctggacagcAGCTAGCATCTCCACCGACCTCGATTAACCCTGCCATGTTAACTGTTTCTAGCTCGGCCGCACCGTTAGCGTCGACATCAATGTCGGCCCATGCTCCACGGGAAGTTACTTCCTTTCAGCCCGAGCCCTCTCAGCCCACTCCGCCCCCCAACGCCAGACAGTCGAATCCATATACACAAACCAATTTTGACAATACACGCCAGCGCCCTCGCGCTTCCCACAAGCACTGA
- a CDS encoding DDE superfamily endonuclease — protein MDEKGLQIGRGRSTSCCKHIFSLLQKAQYKLKHDSLELMTIIECICVDGFEMKPTFVHQPGDVGFWWENKEISCCVPTEDRWTLDDICEAWFTKVFLKTTAERQVSNMPLVLLLDGHGSHITPQVLGAAYKNNMFIICLPPKTTHKLQPLDVGVFNLVQVVWKQLCEDSTKIGKPITRTTAISRYMEAWKSRLHPTAIKDAWWQSGQHPLDPGIFGDKDYAPSTISSTCVHLPPSFPQLDVPVLDQPIGIVKPNPGALDQVYNPPPFKVPNAAQMQAPKGANPAPEALLQAKNQGLCQQVQACTKPQRAQDKAAAALLVQKHGFLMNPETKAKFQTHLAELQEKQAANKQKVMEKEVQARELEGKHSWMIADPNYVFAGTIQSYKVANLKQIGDLAALLALLFVGLKKANIFNNIANHFETHPELKALPQYSNLFCVTCPCQTGPTVNHNHKAIDQVPVMVTKPTLPPQP, from the exons ATGGATGAGAAGGGTTTACAGATTGGCAGGGGAAGGTCAACAAGTTGTTGCAAGCATATATTCAGCCTCCTCCAAAAAGCGCAGTACAAGCTGAAGCATGACAGCCTTGAATTGATGACCATCATTGAATGTATCTGTGTGGATGGATTTGAAATGAAACCTACCTTTGTTCATCAGCCTGGAGATGTAGGTTTCTGGTGGGAGAACAAAGAAATTAGCTG TTGTGTCCCAACTGAGGACAGATGGACATTGGATGATATTTGTGAGGCCTGGTTCACCAAAGTGTTCCTCAAGACCACAGCTGAGAGGCAAGTATCCAACATGCCACTTGTGCTTCTTCTTGATGGACACGGCTCCCATATTACCCCACAAGTTCTTGGGGCAGCCTACAAAAATAACATGTTCATTATCTGCCTTCCACCAAAAACAACTCACAAGCTTCAGCCACTTGATGTTGGGGTGTTCAATTTAGTCCAAGTGGTGTGGAAGCAACTCTGTGAAGACAGTACCAAGATTGGCAAGCCTATCACCAGAACCACTGCCATCTCAAGGTATATGGAGGCTTGGAAGTCCAGGCTACACCCCACTGCCATCAAAGACGCCTGGTGGCAATCTGGTCAACACCCACTTGACCCAGGCATTTTTGGGGACAAAGATTACGCACCCAGCACCATCTCATCCACTTGTGTCCATTTGCCCCCATCATTCCCACAGCTTGATGTCCCTGTGCTTGACCAACCAATTGGAATTGTCAAACCCAACCCAGGCGCCTTAGACCAAGTGTACAACCCCCCACCATTCAAGGTTCCCAATGCTGCACAAATGCAGGCACCCAAAGGTGCCAATCCTGCTCCAGAAG CACTCCTTCAGGCCAAAAACCAAGGGCTTTGCCAGCAAGTCCAGGCCTGTACAAAGCCACAGAGGGCCCAAGACAAAGCAGCTGCAGCTTTGTTGGTGCAAAAGCATGGGTTTTTGATGAACCCAGAGACCAAAGCCAAGTTCCAAACGCATCTGGCTGAGTTACAAGAGAAACAGGCAGCCAACAAACAAAAGGTGATGGAAAAGGAGGTGCAAGCAAGGGAGCTTGAGGGTAAGCATAGCTGGATGATTGCAGATCCCAACTACGTGTTTGCTGGGACAATCCAGAGTTACAAGGTTGCCAATCTCAAGCAGATTGGTGACCTTGCAGCATTGCTTGCCCTCCTGTTTGTTGGCCTGAAAAAAGCCAATATTTTTAATAATATAGCCAACCATTTTGAGACTCACCCAGAGCTCAAAGCTCTCCCTCAATATTCTAATCTCTTTTGCGTTACTTGCCCTTGTCAAACTGGCCCCACAGTCAATCACAACCACAAAGCTATTGACCAAGTGCCAGTGATGGTGACCAAACCCACACTCCCACCTCAGCCATAG